In the genome of Oncorhynchus clarkii lewisi isolate Uvic-CL-2024 chromosome 4, UVic_Ocla_1.0, whole genome shotgun sequence, one region contains:
- the LOC139407909 gene encoding small ribosomal subunit protein eS12, with product MAEEGIAAGGVMDVNTALPEVLKTALIHDGLARGIREAAKALDKRQAHLCVLAANCDEPMYVKLVEALCAEHQINLIKVDDNKKLGEWVGLCKIDREGKPRKVVGCSCVVIKDYGKESQAKDVIEEYFKAKK from the exons ATGGCCGAGGAAGG CATCGCTGCCGGAGGTGTGATGGATGTCAACACCGCTCTCCCTGAGGTGCTCAAGACCGCACTCATCCACGACGGTCTGGCCCGCGGTATCCGTGAGGCCGCCAAGGCGCTGGACAA GCGCCAGGCCCACCTCTGCGTCCTTGCTGCCAACTGTGACGAGCCCATGTACGTCAAGCTGGTGGAAGCCCTCTGCGCTGAGCATCAGATTAACCTCATCAAG GTCGATGACAACAAGAAGCTTGGCGAGTGGGTTGGTTTGTGTAAAATCGACCGCGAAGGCAAACCCCGTAAGGTGGTGGGCTGCAGCTGTGTTGTAATCaag gaCTATGGCAAGGAGTCTCAAGCCAAGGATGTGATTGAAGAGTACTTCAAGGCCAAGAAATGA